A region from the Cryptococcus gattii WM276 chromosome H, complete sequence genome encodes:
- a CDS encoding vacuole protein, putative (Similar to TIGR gene model, INSD accession AAW45657.1), with protein MQLATTIALIASPLVTFPPFQVERLAHAYVELLERHRLPMFAAYIRRFSGIPSLEITPQDEGLTHTYFCERCGKSTGSLEDIEVKGKIFWWCKKCRAGARGCAVCRKVIKGLWMGCRKCGHGGHQACMRLYHSQAPLIPVPSRTAHAPPNTSSSAYNQNAVSNVTMPSITEGPNADSVEKVNVIEAEGRFALCPTGCGCRCRRIGAADTGHD; from the exons ATGCAATTGGCAACCACCATCGCCCTTATCGCTTCGCCCTTGGTCACATTCCCTCCTTTCCAAGTGGAGCGTCTTGCGCACGCATACGTCGAACTTCTCGAACGACATCGTCTTCCCATGTTCGCCGCCTATATCCGACGCTTCTCAGGCATACCGTCTTTGGAAATCACTCCGCAAGATGAAGGTCTGACTCATACTTACTTTTGCGAAAGATGCGGAAAGAGTACCGGTAGTTTGGAGGATATCGAGGTGAAAGGAAAAATATTCTGGTGGTGTAAAAAGTGCCGAGCAGGGGCAAGGGGGTGTGCAGTCTG TCGAAAGGTAATCAAGGGCCTTTGGATGGGGTGCCGAAAATGTGGACATGGAGGTCATCAAGCGTGTATGCGGCTCTATCATA GTCAAGCTCCTCTCATTCCCGTTCCATCACGTACCGCGCACGCTCCTCCCAACACATCTTCCTCAGCATACAACCAAAACGCTGTTTCCAACGTAACCATGCCTTCTATTACAGAGGGACCGAATGCAGATTCAGTGGAAAAGGTGAATGTGATAGAAGCCGAGGGTAGATTTGCACTATGCCCAACAGGTTGTGGATGTCGATGTCGGCGTATTGGGGCCGCCGATACCGGGCATGATTAA
- a CDS encoding ribosome biogenesis-related protein, putative (Similar to TIGR gene model, XP_572803.1) — MVAAQVPKSDTSSLSSGSEEDYSSDYSSSSEDVTEDEEGNELTPALDAAILRTLSKIKKREGVYGGENVLQEELRKAQEIAERRGLKSNVIKKVAEKPYLLADYHRSKLLAGEDQEEELDFDEPLTHVESQRRLRQEAVSAFKTLAAESGDESDEDFIQKRETDDQEIDEGDEEYKRFMLEFGGGEEEVRKILGMGDQPAILKVLGDEEEEGEEEKSAVSKIEKEEMKRQKQEKKAKKAKDDDDFLMNYILNRGWIDRSEKHVPTYDEVVGPSIEDVEEVATRIKSTKPKSSHPWGELGEESDFEDRAEEFETEYNFRFEEPGSSTIAAHPREIPSLVRRADDTRKSKRARRAERKAAEKAAKEEEIKREKGKKRREMEKRMNVLKHDLEKEGFKDLEWGKLEKVLDGEWDENVWEKIVGGMLSKGDEQEDEDDNEKPIWNDELGDAEYDEEEEEGDFKYEFANGEGGGMGMDIDEDEGPVNMDADFMDEKPSKKSKKKDKKKNKNKGRSPSLLPEDEENQLSIPEKAHALKQAVESYNALAHEDIIDDMPTRFKYTPSAPASFGLTPVEILLATDDELNKLVTMKGIAPYRKGGIGMQGKGLGKRVRELKDKLRERRWGEEPSQSKSREEKKEKKRKRDDGEERGYGEKREKKSESEITEKSEKVRNGKRLGKKERMRLQKAAEAVGAAGAAVDEPESVPAEKRKVESGETLADAPAANGEEAGDKKKRRKKKKSKADGEA, encoded by the exons ATGGTTGCAGCTCAAGTCCCGAAATCCGACACATCGTCCTTGTCTTCCGGGTCTGAGGAAGACTACTCTTCGGATTACAGTTCCTCATCTGAAGATGTTACtgaggacgaggagggTAACGAACTAACTCCCGCCCTAGACGCCGCTATTTTGAGGACTCTCAGCAAAAtcaagaagagagaaggtGTTTATGGTGGTGAAAATGTTCTTCAAGAGGAGTTGCGAAAGGCTCAAGAGATTGCCGAGAGGAGGGGCTTGAAGAGCAACGTAATCAAGAAGGTTGCCGAAAAG CCCTACCTTCTTGCCGACTATCACCGTAGCAAGTTACTTGCAGGCGAAGACCAAGAGGAAGAGCTCGACTTTGACGAACCTCTAACTCATGTTGAGTCTCAACGTCGGCTTCGTCAAGAGGCCGTCTCAGCCTTTAAAACGCTTGCTGCTGAATCTGGTGATGAGTCAGATGAAGACTTTATTCAAAAGAGAGAAACGGACGATCAAGAGATtgatgaaggtgatgaagagTACAAAAGATTCATGCTCGAGTttggtggtggtgaagaggaagtgaGGAAGATCCTTGGTATGGGTGATCAGCCTGCCATTCTCAAGGTCTTgggggatgaagaagaagagggtgaggaggagaagTCTGCGGTAAGCAAAattgagaaggaggagatgaaaaggcagaagcaagaaaagaaggcgaagaaagctaaggatgatgatgatttcCTCATGAA CTACATCCTCAACCGTGGCTGGATCGACCGATCTGAAAAGCATGTCCCTACGTACGACGAAGTTGTTGGACCGTCCATCGAAGATGTCGAAGAAGTTGCTACCCGGATTAAGTCTACCAAACCCAAATCTAGCCACCCCTGGGGAGAGCTTGGCGAAGAGTCCGATTTTGAAGACCGTGCCGAGGAGTTTGAGACTGAATACAATTTCCGATTCGAAGAGCCCGGATCCTCGACCATTGCCGCACACCCTCGTGAGATTCCTTCGCTTGTTCGTAGAGCCGATGATACTCGAAAGTCCAAGCGTGCTAGGCGAGCAGAGAGGAAGGCTGCTGAGAAGGCTGccaaggaggaggagatcaagagagaaaagggcaagaagaggagggagatggagaagagaatgaacgtcttgaaacacgacctggagaaggaaggcTTCAAGGATTTGGAGTGGGGCAAGCTCGAAAAGGTGTTGGATGGAGAATGGGACGAAAATGTCTGGGAAAAGATTGTTGGTGGTATGTTAAGCAAGGGTGATGAGCAGGAG GACGAGGACGACAACGAGAAGCCCATTTGGAATGACGAACTTGGGGACGCCGAGTAcgacgaggaggaggaagagggagatTTCAAGTACGAATTTGCTAATGGAGAGGGTGGGGGTATGGGTATGGACATCGACGAGGACGAAGGACCTGTCAACATGGACGCCGACTTTATGGATGAGAAGCCCTCCAAGAAATCcaaaaagaaggataagaagaagaacaagaatAAAGGACGCTCTCCCTCTCTTTTGCCggaagacgaagagaaCCAGCTTTCCATTCCCGAGAAAGCCCATGCTCTCAAACAAGCTGTCGAATCTTATAATGCCCTTGCCCACGAAGATATCATCGACGACATGCCCACTCGTTTCAAGTACACTCCATCAGCACCTGCCTCCTTTGGTCTCACGCCTGTGGAGATTCTGCTGGCCACTGACGACGAGCTCAACAAGCTGGTTACTATGAAGGGTATTGCGCCTTACAGAAAGGGTGGGATCGGAATGCAAGGTAAAGGCTTGGGCAAGAGGGTCAGGGAATTGAAGGACAAGCTGAgagagaggagatgggGTGAGGAACCCTCTCAGTCTAAGAGCagggaggagaagaaggaaaagaagagaaagagggatGATGGTGAGGAGCGCGGATATGGCGAAAAGcgagagaagaagagtgagAGTGAGATCACAGAGAAGAGCGAAAAGGTCAGAAATGGGAAGCGActgggaaagaaggaacGTATGAGACTTCAAAAGGCCGCGGAGGCTGTTGGTGCCGCTGGTGCGGCTGTTGATGAGCCTGAGAGTGTACCTGcggagaagagaaaagtCGAATCAGGTGAAACGTTGGCTGATGCTCCGGCGGCAAATGGAGAGGAGGCAGGTGACAAAAAGAAGCGCcgaaagaagaagaaaagtAAGGCGGATGGTGAAGCTTGA
- a CDS encoding trans-hexaprenyltranstransferase, putative (Similar to TIGR gene model, INSD accession AAW45361.1) — MLRRSALSTRAFLKHPVSSALSFSLSQRRSLVPSSPIKRPESTWAAATTEAHRVLTPPPATSASTATSLDDPLSAINSEIGNLKSSLWRMLGSSNSTLDTVAKYYFQAEGKHLRPLLVLLMSQATNGLGGKGWDGAKLEAARRKVDDSLTAEGGVLNDWNPEVSGPEPSSGLGSMVFASPFRIPEAGASAIPEPEPLPSQFDGLLGGENGQPVILPTQRRLASITEMIHVASLLHDDVIDASSLRRGTPSAPSTFGNKLSILSGDFLLGRASVALARLGSREVVELLATVIANLVEGEVMQLRATSEPEKAPTTKGFEDYMRKTYLKTASLMAKSARAAVVLGGCGSVNEEGAWVKDVAYGYGRNLGIAFQLIDDALDFLPPDPSLGKPSLGADLRLGLATAPALFAWETQPSMGPLILRKFTEPGDVEAARDLVARSDGLQRTVELAREFAGEARRLVEMLPESGARDALVQLTVKVVERVK, encoded by the exons ATGCTCCGTCGCTCAGCCCTTTCAACCAGGGCATTCCTCAAGCACCCGGTCTCCTCAgccctctccttctccctctcaCAGCGACGCTCATTGgtcccttcttctccaattAAGCGGCCAGAATCTACCTGGGCAGCTGCCACCACAGAAGCCCATCGAGTCCTTACACCTCCCCCTGCAACTTCAGCTTCAACAGCTACTTCACTTGATGACCCTTTATCCGCCATTAACTCTGAGATTGGTAACCTCAAATCCAGTCTATGGCGCATGCTCGGCTCTTCCAATTCTACTCTCGATACTGTCGCAAAGTATTACTTTCAAGCTGAAGGAAAGCATCTCAGGCCGTTGCTGGTATTGCTTATGAGTCAGGCTACCAACGGATTAGGTGGTAAGGGATGGGATGGGGCGAAACTTGAAGCGGCTAGGAGAAAAGTGGATGACAGTCTTACAGCTGAAGGAGGTGTGCTGAATGACTGGAATCCAGAAGTCTCTGGGCCGGAGCCTTCGTCAGGTTTGGGAAGTATGGTGTTTGCCTCACCGTTTAGAATACCCGAGGCTGGAGCGTCCGCAATCCCAGAGCCTGaacctcttccttcccagTTCGACGGATTATTAGGAGGAGAGAACGGTCAGCCTGTAATCTTGCCTACTCAAAGGCGGTTAGCCAGCATTACGGAAATGATCCATGTCGCTTCTTTGTTACATGACGACGTCATTGACGCTTCCTCTCTGCGACGTGGTACCCCTTCGGCTCCATCAACCTTCGGCAACAAGCTCTCCATTCTCTCTGGTGACTTCCTGTTAGGTCGTGCTTCTGTCGCCCTTGCCCGTCTTGGATCCCGAGAAGTTGTTGAATTGCTTGCTACCGTCATCGCGAACCTTGTAGAAGGCGAAGTGATGCAATTGAGAGCAACAAGCGAACCAGAGAAGGCTCCTACGACGAAGGGTTTTGAGGATTACATGAGGAAGACATACTTGAAGACGGCGAGTTTGATGGCCAAGAGTGCAAGGGCCGCTGTCGTTCTTGGTGGTTGCGGATCTGTAAATGAAGAGGGAGCGTGGGTAAAGGATGTTGCATATGGATATGGCAGGAACCTGGGTATCGCTTTCCAG TTGATCGACGATGCCCTTGACTTCCTCCCTCCCGATCCTTCTCTCGGCAAACCTTCCCTTGGTGCCGATCTTCGTTTAGGTCTTGCCACGGCGCCCGCCCTTTTCGCCTGGGAGACTCAGCCTTCGATGGGTCCGCTCATTCTCCGTAAATTCACTGAACCAGGAGATGTTGAGGCTGCGCGAGATCTTGTGGCCAGGAGCGATGGATTGCAGAGGACAGTGGAGTTGGCTAGGGAGTTTGCTGGTGAGGCGAGGAGGTTAGTCGAAATGCTGCCGGAGAGTGGAGCGAGGGACGCGTTGGTACAACTAACGGTTAAGGTCGTTGAGCGAGTCAAATAG